GATGGCTCCCCGGTAGCCAAGCAGGTGCAGATCCGTCAGCTGGCCGCAAAAGATCCTGTCATTACCCAGCTGCGCCAGGAAAGCTTGTGGACGGATATCAGCGACCGAACGGTCGAGGGCGGTTTTTACTACCGAACCGCAGAGCACTCGGCGCAGCAGTCGGCAAAACGGCTGGATGACTATGTCGAGGAATTCAAGCGCGGCGATATAAATGTGCTGAACTGCTCCACCACTATGGAGATGGGCGTGGATATCGGCGGTATCTCTGCTGTGGTGATGAACAACCTGCCGCCACATCCGGCCAACTATCTTCAGCGCGCCGGTCGAGCCGGGAGACGCAGTGAGGCTCGGGCCATCGCCTATACGCTGTGCAAGGCTGATCCGCATAACCAGCGTGCCTTCACCAATCCCAAATGGCCGTTCGTGACTGCCATTCCGGCACCAAGCATCACCCTCAGCTCCGCGCGGATCGTACAGCGGCATGTCAACTCGCTGCTGCTGGCTCTATTCCTGCGCATGCACAGCAGCAATGATGGCGACCGTACCAAGCTGACCCTGCACAGGTTCTTCGCCTCGGACGAATCACCTGCTCAGCAGTTCGTAGCCTGGCTCACGGCAAGTCCGGATGATTATGAGGGCGCCGTTAAGCAGCTGGTGCGCGGCACCTGCCTGGAAGGTCGCTCGCTTAGCTCAATAACCGGTGAAACCCGGCTGGCATTGCGCGACCTCGAGGAGCGTTGGCTTGGTGAGTACCGCAATATCAACCACAAGCTCCAGACCGGCAGCGACGGGCCATACAAGAAGGCCCTGATGCTGGAAAAGCAGCGCCATGAAAATGAGTACCTGCTCCGCTATCTGGCGTCGTCCGCATTCCTACCGGGCTATGGCTTCCCGACTGACGTGGTGAGCCTCAAGACATACAACGTCGAGGATTTCCTGCATCAGCAGCGGAAAAGCGATGCTAGTCGCGAGGATAGCATCTTCGACAATAAGGAAATGCCCTCGCGCAGCCTGAACATCGCCATTCGCGAATATGCCCCCGGCGCTCAGGTGGTGATAGATGGTCGCGTCTACCGCTCTGCCGGTGTCAGTCTGCAGTGGCATGCCGACGGCCAAGTTAACGAAGCACAGAAATTCGACATTGCCTGGCGCTGCCCGGAATGCGGCAACACGGGGGTGATCGAAAACGCCTATGCCAATAACGAAGGACTGTGCTGCTCGCATTGCACAACACCGATTCCACCCAGCGAGCGCCGCATGGTGTTACGTCCGGGCGGCTTTGTGAGCGATTTCTACGAGGAAACCACCAACGATGTCACTTCGCAGAAGTACATCCGCGTTGAGCGACCGCGCATCCAGCTGTACGGCGAAAGCATTGCCTTACCTGATCAGCGCTGTGGCTTCGTGCGCTTCGGTCATGACGGCAGCGTATTCCATCATTCGTCCGGCGAACATGAAATGGGTTATGCCGTATGCATGACCTGTGGCCGCGCGGAATCCATGCTTGCCTCGGGCGAAGTGCCCAGAGATCTGCAACCCGATAAAGCTCACCGCCCGGTTGGCGGGCTGGCCGGCAGCCGCAAGGAGCATGACTGTTCTGGGGAGGCGGTCAAGGCTAGTCTGCACCTGGGCTACCAGATCCGTACCGATGTGTTGGAGCTCACCCTTAGGAATCCCCTTACGGGGGAATGGCTTCCTGACAATCCCGAGGGCCGGCTGATTGCAACAACGCTCGGCGTTGCCATGCGGGACGTGATCGCCGACCGACTCGGTATTGCCAGCAGTGAAATGGGCTTCAGCCATCGCCTCGATCGCGACCGTGACACACGGCAAGGCCGCTCTGTCATCCAGCTGTTCGATGAAGTCAGCGGGGGGGCGGGTTTCGTGCTGGCTGGCCTGAGCGATATCGCATTGCTGCTGGGTAAGGCTCTGGATCGGCTGCAATGTCCGGCCAACTGCGAGAATGTCTGCTCGCAATGCTTGGCCAGTCAGGATAGCCGTGTCGAGCGTGAAGAGCTGGATCGCAAGTTGGCGCTGCGTTGGCTGAGCGAATGCCGACTGGTTGAGCATCTGAGGCTGCCCGATGTATTTGCTGGCCTGCATGGCGCGCGCTATTGCTCAGTTGGTCCGCTACGCGAACTGAGTGCCGCCATCAACTCGCTGGATCGCCGCGATCAGACTACATCGATTCTGCTGTGCCTCCACGGCGACCCTAGGGATTGGGATCTTGACCATCCCCGGTTCCGGGAACAGGTGTTGACCTGGGCCATTTCCGAACGAATCAAGGTTCGTCTCGGCATTGCTGAACCAGCGCTGTTGAACTCGGAGCAAAAGGAAACCCTGGCACTGCTTGCCCGTCTGGGCGTTGAGCTAGTCGAGTGGCAAACCGGAGCGTTGCAAGCCCCGTATATGGTTGCCCAACTGTCATCCCAGGCTGGTGCCCGGAGCCTATACAGCAACATGAACAACGTCGCGGTGCCCGGATCTGATTGGCTACAAGGACATACCGATGTGGTTTGGGCATCCAGCAAATTGATGCCAGCTGTTATGGGTAACTCCATAGACAGTGCAGCCTGGCACCAACCGCCGCAGGGGGCGCGTATCGTTGAAATTTCTTCGCAGCTTGACGGGCCTGTTAACACCCTAACAAACCGCCTCAAAGCGATGATCGATGCTCAGATGCCGGAGTTGGCAGCTTTGATCCGCAATGATCGGGCAATTTCGGTCAGCTACTCAGATCGCTACCTGAAATCACCCTTGTCGGTGATGTTCCTTACAGGTTTCCTGGAGCTGTTTCAAAATGATGAGCTTCAGTCTTTATCGATACAGACGCTAGCGCCGAGTGGTAACCAACCAAGCTATCTGCTCAGTCATGATTGGATGCGGAGGGATGACCAGGTCACGATTCTCAGGCTCTGGCTGATGGAGCAATTTGATATTGAGCCGGACATTACTGTAATGAATAACCCTCGAGATTTGTTGCACAGCCGGGTTATTACAACCAGATGGGCATCAGGTAGCACCAGTAAGATCCTATTGGATCAAGGTATGGGCTACTGGCGCGGAAGGATGCCATACAGGGATCAGATGAACTTTGACTTCAATGCTTCACCCCATGATCAGAAAGAGCTTTTGTGCGATAGATATGGATACGTTCAAATGCAACAGGGTGGGGAGTGGCCGACCTATGTCAGTTGCGTTATTGATTGACTTGCCTCCGCTTCTGCTAAGCGTCAAGTATCAATGAAAAGAAAAAGTGGGAGCCCGTGCAGACAGTCTTTCGACTACCCACGCTGGCTCTCCGTTCAAGGGTTCATTTTTACTTTCTGCTTCCGGTAGATCCAGCACGCCAACACCACGGCAATCAGCAATGGTGGAAAGCGCACCATCAGAATCACCAACAGTAATATTGCCAGACAACCGGCCAAGATCCCGGCAAACATGAATGCCGAGGCAACAGTCCGTAACAGCAGTTTCATTGGCATCTCCTTACAGGTAGCCGCGCTCAGGTGTCTGAACACTTCCTTAGGTGAAGTCAGTTCACGGCCTTTGCGCAGACGCAGGCTGGCCAGTTGCTTGGCCATCTGCAGGATGTCGTTTTCCGTCACCGGCGAATCGACCAGGTAGGTGCCGGTCGTGTCACTGGCTTTCAGCTTGTGCAGGCGCATGGCGGCCTCCTTGGTCTGTGGGTGGGGTTTGACGAGCAGCCTGTGCATCGAGCTTTTCAGCCAGGCTGGGTTTGGTGGGGTGGAGTGAAGCGGTGGGCGCTGCTGCAGGTGCTTCGCCCTCCGAGTAGAACTCTTCGACGATGGTGCTGGCATCCTCCTCGCTGTCTTCGAACGCACCGTTGCCAAAGCCACGCCGTGCTGCCTCATCCAAAGCGGCTTGATCGAAGCCTGCAGCCTGACGCCGTGAGTCGAGTTCACTGGCAGTTACTAATGCCTCCGCCATGTCCATACCGCCGCGTACCGTCAGGTCGGTGTAAAAGATCGGCGTGCCATGGCTCTGGCGTGTCGACTTACCACGCAGACGCAGTTCCAGCGGCAGGCAGGCCAGGCGGTTGCCTGAAATGGCCTGGAAGTAATGCAGACGAGCGGCCAGGGTGCGGATGCTGTTGAAGCCGGTGGTGCGGAACACGAAGCTGCCCAGCGGATCCTCATCGCCAATCACCACATTCAGTCGGCCGTAGGGCTTGCAAGCGCCTCCCTTGGCCAGCGGACAGGCATCCGGCGAAGGGCAGGGCAACGACTGCATACCATCCTGAGTGACCCGCTTGCAGGTCTCGCCATTGCCGACGCAGACGGGGCGTCCGGATTGTCGGTCGAACAGCGTGTAGTCGGCTCGGAAATTCAGCTCCGGCTCGTTGAACAGCAGGCGTACCGGAATGCTGCGCAGCTTGTCGTCCTTGCCCTGACGCAGTTCGTCATTGAGCGGGTGCAGCAGCCAGCCATCCTTGCCTTGCACCTGGGACGTGATAGTGAACTGGTCATCTTTCTCCGGCAGGCGCTTGCCGTTCTTCTCGATGACCTTGCCGATGGAAATCCGCCCGAGTACCGGTGGAGTGATAGCCAGACCTTTGAGCATGGAGAGTCTCCTGGAAATGAAAAAAGGCCAGCCACGCAGCGCGAACTGCATGGACTGGCCAAGGGGAGGGAAGGGATGTAGTAGTTGGGTTTCAGCCGACCAGGAAGCGCCGTGCACCCGTTTTCAGCAGTGGGTACTTGGCCTGCAGGTGCGGCTTTTCTTTGAGCAGTTGCGCGACGTCGAAGCCGACACTGTCTTTGGCCTTGCGCCAGGTGATGTAACCGTTGGAGAACTCCGCCCGGCTGGCATCGCCCATGGCCTGCTGCAGCATCTGCTTTAGCTCAGCCTCGCGTTTTTCCTTGTCGGCAATCGACTGACGAACAGCCTTCAGCTCGACGTAAGCCGCGCTGAGCCCGGCATGCTGGCTGAAGTCGACGATCTGACCGTTGTCCTCCGGGTAGAGGCAGCGCAGTGCTGACTCTGCCGAAGCGGTGCCATCAGCCGGTGGCGGCGTATCAGTCTCCACGTAGTGCCAGAACTGGCGCTCCAGCTCGATCAGGCTAGCGATCATCTGCTCATCCCGCTCGATACGGTGGATCTCCAGCGTCTGACCACCCAGCAGTACCGCCACATCCGCCGCCTGCTTGCCGGTGACGGCGAGCTGGTGCATTACCTGCAGCTGTACATACTCCGGCACGCCCTCTTTCCAGAGGCGTGCCCCGTTTATGCCGGCTGTCTTGCATTCAAGGATCTGCACATCGTCGGCCCCGATCACCTCGCGGTCGATGTTGGCCAGCATCCAGGGCAACTCCGGATCAGGATGCTGCAGCACGGCGTTGATGCGCCGTACCTTGTTCTTAGTGCGCTTGCTGTAGTGCCAGGCCACGATGGGCTCCAACACGTTGCCCCAGTACATCGGGCTTTCCTCATCCTGAGGATCAGCCTTGGGCATGCCAGCATCGCGCCCGGTCTTTTCCAGCCACAGCTCCAGCTGCGACTTATAGGGGTTCAGACCGACCGCCGCCGCAGCGTCCGAACTACCGATGCCTTGCTTGCGGATCTGCAGCCAGTCCTCGCGGGGTAGCTCCTTGGTGCTAACCAGGCGCAGAGCGGGACGGATTTTGCTGGTGCTGCGATTCAATGAAGTGGCTTTCATAGTGTTCACCTTGCAGAAATAGAAACGCCCGACCTGCAACGAAGCGGGTCGGGCGTTATGGGGTGGGTAAAAGGTCAGGCGACCAGTTGCAGGGCTGTATCCAGGGCGCGCTGCTTGATCTGGGCACCTTGCCCGAACCATGCGGAGTCGAGGCGGTACTCCGTGCTGCGTGCCCGGCGCTCGTGATCGACGTACTCGGTCACGGCATTGAGCAGGCCCCAGGCAGTGCCGCGTGCTGAGTCGAGCTGGCTGCCCCGGCCACGGCCTTCGTACAGCTCCTGCACTTTGCGCAGAGCGCGCTCGTTCGGCAGCTGTTCAGGAAGCGGACCGGTCGGGCTGGTCTCACACATCACGTTCATAAAGAAGCCCAGTGCCTCATGCCACTGCACCTTGCGTTCCGCCAGGTGGCGCATGCGGTACATGAAGTCGTCCCATTGCGAGACGGCTATGCCGAGCTGCTTCTTCACCAGATCGCCGTCGAAGCGGGTGCTGTGCGGCACCTTGATCGCACGGCTGGTGCCGTCCAGGGCGATGGTGAGGGTGTTATTGCAGACCACGCGAATGGTGGTGGGCGTTGCCGTGGTGGCCAGAGTGCCGTCGCAGGAAGTGGCCAACAGCAGGTAGCCATTCACCTGGTCGTTACCCTTGAGTGCAGCGCCCTGCCCGGTTCGCGCCAGCGCCCAGAACTTGCGCCCGCCCTTGAGCACGCCAGCGGTTTCCAGCTCGTAGCCGGAGACCTCGGTCAGGTCGCGGTAAAACTCCAGGACATCCTTTGGCTGCACGGTGTGATATCGCTGCGAGACCACCGAAAGCGGTGCCTTGGTGTCCGAACGGTAGAGCACCTTCTGTTCTGGGAATGAGTGGATCGCGCCCAGGTGGCCGATGGCGTCCGATTTGAAATGCACGGGGCTTTCTAGAATCTGCCAGTCCATGCCGGCTTCGCGTTGCCAGACTTCGATGGGTTGTTTCTGCGGCAGGTTGTTGCCCAAGCCGTGCCACGGAGTGGCGCCAACGTAGGCCATTTGTTCGATTTGATGAGCCATGACGAATTTCCTTTGGGTGCAGGCCGGCATAAAGCGCCGCGCATGGCGCAGCACCGGCAATCAGTGATGGGTAAGAAAGAAGAGAACGGTGGCCTGATCAGGCCGGCAGGTTGAAGCGGTGACCGCAGAGCAGGCAGAGGTTGTGGGCCAGTACATGGCGGTCGAGCGACTCGCCGAGCTGAGCGCCCAGCGCACAGCCGCCTACACCTCCGGCCAGACCACCGAGAATGGCACCGGATACCGAGCCTAGAGTGATACCGACAGGGCCGGCGATAACGCCGAGTGCTGCACCGGCCTTGCCGCCTGCCAGAGCAGCGCTAACGCCACGTGCGAGGCCACCGACCGCGCCGATAGCAGCGCCGGCTTTCATGGCGTGATGGAAAGAAGCGACTTTGGGAGAGTGACAGCGAGGGCACTGCAATGACATGGGGAGATCCTCCTTGTTGGCTATGTCATTGCGGTAATGTGTGGCTGAGATTTTTTTGAATCGAATGGCTGCTTCGCAGCAGTGCTAACTAGGTGCGAGCGGGCTGGAGTCGGCCAGAAGCGGACATTCACAGTGACTGAGGAATGAGGGGCGGGTCACTTTTGCTCGGATAACCTAACGCCCGCAACAGCGGAATATTTGGAGTGGATTGTTTTGCGGTAGCGTAGCGTTAAACCGCAAAACAAGGAACGGAAAATATTTCTGACTGCTTGCGCTTGTTAAATGCCATATTCGCGCTCAACCTTGGATATTCTTACTCTAAAATCAGAATACCACTCTCTACGACCTTTCTCCTGTGCCTCCCGATGCTCAACATTAGCCTTCCATGCTGTGATTGACTCGATATCGGCCCAGTACGAAACGGTTATATCGACCTCTTCTCTTGCGGACTCAATGCCGAGAAACCCAGGCTGTGAAGAAGCCAGCTCAACCATCCTATCTGCCATTAATCCGTGTCCTTTATCACCGACAGTACGGTGTGAGGTAAACCGTGGGCGTATTTACCGTAGATGTCCATGCGTTCGCTTTGGCGATAGGGACCGTGTGGGCCGCCCATGTCTGGCCCTTCATCCCACTCCAGACCTAACTAGCGCAGGCTGTCAAATATTGCCTGTTCCGATTCTGGCGTGCTGCGGGTCTGATCGGTGTCTTCGATGCGCAGTAAAAACTGGCCGCCGTGCTGGCGCGCGAAGCACAGGTTAAACAGTGCAATGTAAGCGGTGCCGACGTGTGGATCGCCGGTGGGAGAGTGAGCAATGCGGGTGCGAACAGTCATCGAGAAAAGGCGGGCATTATACGGCTTTAGCGGCCGGGTTTGGAGTGAGTCCCGCGCAAGGTGGCGAGAAAGTAAATTGCCCTGTTTAGCACTGGCTTGATGCAGATCAATACATTAGTACTTGCTAATTTATTTATTTCTAATATACTAAAAATGTCGATTTACGCTGAGGTAGTGCATTGATGATTACAAGTGAAAGTCTGGCCGCTATGCGTGAGCACGCTCGCGCTGCGGCGGCGCTGATGAAGTCGCTGTCGAACGAAAATCGTTTGATGATTTTGTGCACGCTGGTCGGTGGCGAAATGTCGGTGAGCGAACTCAATGAGCGGGTGCCGCTGAGTCAGTCGGCTCTGTCTCAGCACCTGGCCAGTTTGCGCGAGTCTGAATTGGTCGAGACGCGCAAAGAAGCGCAAACGGTGTATTACCGTCTGAAGGGTGATGCCGCGACCAAAATTATTACGGTGTTGCAATCCATTTATTGTCCCACCGAGGAGAGGTAAGTATGAAACGTATTCATCCGAGAGATTTGTTAACCAATGCCTCTGCCGAGCTGTGCGTGTTAGATGTGCGCACCGCACCCGAAGTCGCGGCGGCGGGCTTGCCCGGAGCGCTGCATATTCCACTACACGAGTTGACGCCGGAGCGTTTGCGCAGCGAGCTCGAAAAATCGGGCAAGCAGGGTTCTTGTGTTTATCTGTTATGCCAGGGCGGTAAGCGGGCGGAACAGGCGGCGCAGCAATTGACAGGCAAAGTTGATCTGGAACTGTGCGTGATTGAAGGCGGCATGAACGAAGTGCAAAAGTGCAATATCGCCGTGACGCAGAGCGCGACAACAAAGCCAATGTCACTTGAACAGCAGGTGCGTATTGTGGCGGGAACACTGGTTTTAGTGGGTGTCGTGTTAGGAACCTGGGTTCACGCCGGCTTTTACGGACTCTCGGCATTTGTCGGCGCGGGGCTGATTTTTGCGGGCGTAACCAATGCCTGCCTGATGGGCAAATTGCTGGCCCGCGCGCCCTGGAATAAATAAGCAGCGAGTCGAGTCATGATGACCTTGATCCTGATCGGGCTGGTGATTGGTTTGGTGCTGGGTTTGACCGGCGCAGGCGGATCGGTTTTTGCGGTGCCTTTGTTGATGTTCGCCGGTTTGCCTATGACCGAAGCGGTGGGCCTGTCATTAGGCACGGTCGCCGCCAGTACCTTATATGGCAGCCTGCGGGGCGGGTTTCAGCAGCATCCGATTTTATGGAAGCCCGGCGTCATTCTGGCCACGGTGGGTGCGCTCACCGCACCTTTCGGAAAATGGCTGGGATTGCGGATTGATGAACAGCTGCTCGTAGTGGGTTTCAGTGTGCTGGCGCTAATTATTGCGCTGCGTATGTGGTACAGCGCGGTGCGTGATCCTGAAGCGGCGACCATCGTTCGCGCCGGTGATTTTTCGCACACCGAGCGGCCGGGGCTGCTGTGTAACCTGAGTCAGAGTGGACAGTTTGAATTACGGCCGCGATGCGTCAGTGGATTGTTGATCGGCGGTGTGGTGGTCGGTTTGTTGTCCGGTTTATTCGGTGTCGGTGGTGGCTTTCTGATCGTGCCACTGTTATTGGCGTTAAGCCCTATCAGTATGGCGCAGGCGGTTAACACATCGCTGATGGTTATCGCGCTGGTCAGTAGCTCGGGGTTTATTAGTCACCTGCTGTTGAGCGAGCAAAATAATGTTTCGCTGCTGGCGCTGGTGGTATTTGGCGGGGTGATTGGAATGTGGTCAGGGCAGAAGGTCAGTCACCGAATCGCTAACGCACTGCTGCAAAAATTATTTGCCCTGACGCTGTTAATGATTGCGCTGTTAACGTTGATACAAAAGCTGGCGCCAGTGATGTTTACACCCAGCTGAAGACTAAACCCTGTTATTGATATTGCATGAGGTGACTTATGATTTTTCGCCAACTGTTTGAACGAGAATCCAGCACTTACACTTACCTCATTGGTTGCCGCGAAACCGGCGAGGCAGCACTGATTGATACCGTCAAAGAAGAGGTGCCCAAATATCTGCAGTTGCTGGACGAGCTGAATCTTCGACTGGTTTATGTTCTGGATACGCACACGCACGCCGATCACGTAACCGGTGCCGGTGATTTGCGCGATGCTACCGGGTGTATCACCTTGCTGGGTGAAAAAGCGCAATCCAGCTGCGTATCTGAATTGCTGAGCGATGGTGATGAAGTAACGATTGGCAAGCTCACGCTGCAAGCGATGTTTACACCGGGTCATACCGACGATTCTTACACCTTTGTGTTGCGTCATCAGGGACAAACTTACGCATTTACTGGCGATACCTTGCTGATTCGCGGCACCGGTCGCACGGATTTTCAAAACGGCAGCGCGGTAGATCAATACCACAGCTTATTTGCCAAACTGCTGCAACTGCCCGGCGATACCTTGGTGTATCCCGCCCATGACTATAAGGGCTGGACCATGAGTACGATTGATGAAGAAAAGGCGCACAACCCGCGCCTGCAAGTGAAGGATGTGCAGGCCTACGTGGAGTTGATGAGCAATCTGAATCTACCGAATCCCAAAATGATGGATGTCGCCGTACCCGCTAATCGCGCCTGTGGGCAGCCGGAGCAACAAACGCTGACGCAGCCTGCTGATCGCAGTCAGGGAGGGTGAGAGAAATTCTCTCACCTTTTTACGCCTCTAATTTACTTCTTGTAAAACAGGGCGCTGCAACCCGGCTTTTGACAGTGCGCAGTTGCGGAGCGATAGCGAAGCCAATGCCCGAAAACTGCAAAAAATTGAGCCGGTCATGTATTGAGCGGACTGCATTACAGTAGACTCAAGAAGCTGCTCATTTGCTTTCCATGTCTGGCGTGATAGTGCGGCAAGCTTCCGCGCATTGTTGAATGTTGAACCGAAAGCAAAACATGCCGACGCAACAAAACCAGCGCAGCAAGATAAAATGGTGAGTAATATTGTGGTGGTCATACCGTTCCAATTTAACGCCGCGCTCTGCGGCAATTTTGGAGCGCAGCGGAAAAATTGTCCGACAGCAGCGCCTTGTTATACGCATTCCTACTCAAGACACGACTTCCATCATTTCTTGATAGTGCTTTTCGTCCAGTTCATTTATCCAGTCAAAAATATCTGAAATGACTGAAACGCCTTCACCAATCAGGTTTTCAACAAAGTCTTCATTGGTTTCAATAAGGTCATTATGTGAATATTCATTGATGAACTTTCTAATCTTTTCCTTCCCTTCGTCTTCAGGGTTCTGACTTGCTGAAACGGCCGTATTAAACAAGTTGGCGAAATTGCCCCGGTTCTTTGGAAATTTGAATGACAAGAAGGATTCAAGTAGTTTTCGGGATAAATTGGCGGCAAGAAAATGATCGTCCGTTTCAAGCGTCTGTTGATTTTTTAACGAATTCAGCCGTGAAAATATGTAATGATATTCTGAATTATATAAGGTTAATGCTGGTTCGGCGTTTGTATAAGTTGAAGTTCGTGGCACTCCGTTGTTTGCCTTAACAACGTAGAAATTTGCGATATTCTGATTGTCACGTTTATTCTTCCGTGAAATCCAATCACGAACCAACTTGAAGAACGTGAAGTTGTGGGTAAGAACAAACAGTTGCTTTGCTTTTTCACAGTTCACCTTCATAAATGAGTAAGCGTGGAAAAGGTGATTGGAGTCAAAACTTGAAATGGGGTCATCTACAACAACAATAGTATCTTCAATGTTGTTGTCATTTTCTTTCAACTTGGTTATGAAGTAGACGAAAGCAATAGCTGTCTTTTCACCTTCACTTAAATTACCGTCAACCTGTTCCGAATCGTTCCGAAGTATTTCATACCCTTTTTTAACCGGATTGAATCGAAGGGTCAATTCACTGCGCCCAAGAAACTTATGAAGTGATTCATTAAACTGGTCAGCGCCCAGGCCTTCATTTGATAGTGAATCTTCAAGCGTTCGGATTTCTGTGTTTCTAGTGTTAATTGTTGTTTTTAGCGTTTCATTTGCGGCAGTGCGATCAACGACTTCTTTTTTCTTCTCGTGATACCCGAATGATTTCACTTCAGTAGTTGCGTAGTGAAGTTCAAGTCGCTTTTTAGCTTTATCAGTTTCTTCTTTGAAATTTCCTGACTTATGGTTGTGCTTATCAACAGCCGCGCCAATATAGGTCATTGCATCGTTAAACGCCTTAACGGATGATTCACTGATAACTTCTACCGTTAGACCAGTTTCAAGCGGATTGGCAGTCTTTTCCTTTAGCGCAGTGTGCCACACTGCTATTTCTCCGTTTAAGGCTGTGATAGCTTTTTCTAATGCTGTACAGGCTTCACCGTACCCGCTTTTGAATTCGTCGTAAAAATCACTTGTAGCGGGTAATGTTGGGGGCTGAATATATTGACCAGCAAGCCAGCCATCAGCACCTTCAAGCCGGGCTTGAAAGGCTTTGTAATCGTCATTAAAGTGGGCTTCAAGTTGTTTGGTGCGTTCTTCCGTGATGGTGTTTCCACAGTATTCGCACTGGTTTGTATCGTGACGCTTATGAAGATCAAGACCAGTTTCAACCCAAGACTTTATATCGCCATGTTCAACAAGCCGCTGGATTGTTTGACTAACCACGCTGGTTTTTAAAAGATCATCAAGACGTTCTTTTGCTTTGGTGAAGATTTCTTGATTAATGGTCTGTTGATTAAAGGTGATCGAGGACTTTTGATCAGGCTTCGCGGCATTGGTTAATTCAACAATTTGTTGGTCATCAAGAAGCGAGTCGTCCGACTTGCTTTCTTCAAGGTGGTCTTCTATGAATTTTCCAAATTTACGCTTATCGTAGTTAAGGTAGTAACTGTCTGTAGTGTCAATGGATTGAAGACTTGTCTTCATATGTCGCGCGCTATCGGTTTCAAATTTTGAAACAGCGCTATCAAGTTTCTTTATTGCTTCAGCTTCTATGCCGTGTGATTTGCTATCGACTTCCTGTTCTTTTTTTAACCGTTCTAGTTTTTCACGTTCTTCAATCTTCTCTTTATCAACAAGCAATATACTTTTTACAGTGCTGTTCCATGAAATGTTTTCATCAATAAAGTCATGGTTAAAGGTGTATATGTTTAGCTCAGAATTCGCCACGTTCGCTTGTGTGATAGGCGTGCCGCTGTCTACGCTTACCGAGAATTCCGAAGAAGGAAATTTACTTGACGTGACTTTATTCTCGATACACCGAAACAAACCCGAAAGCGTAGATTTTCCGCTTCCATTCCACCCATAGAACAAATTGTATTTTCCGAAATCTTTAGCATTGCTGTTCGTATGATCTTGGAAGATACCGAATTGCTTTAATTTTTGTATACTTTTTATTGACATGACACCCCTGACCTAAAATTCTCTCCGGACTAAATTTGCGTATAACGTTTGGTTAAGGGGCGGGCTTTAGCCCGTCCCAGTGAGCGAAGCGAGTGATTTGAACCAATTGTTAGATTGCATTTGCACCGTTCCCGAAAAGAAGATAACCGCCAATTGCTATAGACACAATTATAAGAAGTTCGAGCGCTGCCCTAATGCGTGCCCGTGATATTTTTTTCGAATCTGTGGGTATAAGATTTGCGTTGGAGCTATGTGTAAAAAGAGCGATTGTTATACCTAGCGGAGAAAGCAGTAAGGGGTACCAGCTTTTTAAAATAACAGCAAGCATGATACTGCCCCAAAATGCCACCTCGAAAGATATGGCAACTAGCGCATGACTCCAACCCGACACATAGCTTTTTTCCCCACAGCTTGAACATTTAGCAGGGCGGATGCTTGTCGCGTTT
The Pseudomonas mendocina DNA segment above includes these coding regions:
- a CDS encoding AAA family ATPase, encoding MSIKSIQKLKQFGIFQDHTNSNAKDFGKYNLFYGWNGSGKSTLSGLFRCIENKVTSSKFPSSEFSVSVDSGTPITQANVANSELNIYTFNHDFIDENISWNSTVKSILLVDKEKIEEREKLERLKKEQEVDSKSHGIEAEAIKKLDSAVSKFETDSARHMKTSLQSIDTTDSYYLNYDKRKFGKFIEDHLEESKSDDSLLDDQQIVELTNAAKPDQKSSITFNQQTINQEIFTKAKERLDDLLKTSVVSQTIQRLVEHGDIKSWVETGLDLHKRHDTNQCEYCGNTITEERTKQLEAHFNDDYKAFQARLEGADGWLAGQYIQPPTLPATSDFYDEFKSGYGEACTALEKAITALNGEIAVWHTALKEKTANPLETGLTVEVISESSVKAFNDAMTYIGAAVDKHNHKSGNFKEETDKAKKRLELHYATTEVKSFGYHEKKKEVVDRTAANETLKTTINTRNTEIRTLEDSLSNEGLGADQFNESLHKFLGRSELTLRFNPVKKGYEILRNDSEQVDGNLSEGEKTAIAFVYFITKLKENDNNIEDTIVVVDDPISSFDSNHLFHAYSFMKVNCEKAKQLFVLTHNFTFFKLVRDWISRKNKRDNQNIANFYVVKANNGVPRTSTYTNAEPALTLYNSEYHYIFSRLNSLKNQQTLETDDHFLAANLSRKLLESFLSFKFPKNRGNFANLFNTAVSASQNPEDEGKEKIRKFINEYSHNDLIETNEDFVENLIGEGVSVISDIFDWINELDEKHYQEMMEVVS